Proteins encoded in a region of the Trypanosoma brucei gambiense DAL972 chromosome 11, complete sequence genome:
- a CDS encoding cyclin 9, whose product MAGFTETPSWPSLSCEQSSAAAVSVSYSPFVVEMSYYTIAIQAYSMTRYVVENLRLDSAVVGTAMTYWHIFVSVHGLKKVDEIVLSAACTFLASKVEHHKVRLSDIVALVFEVDPVGGVMESWRDVVGQAELLLCYTLKFNFQVIHPVNRINELVFDGNKAVLECAQRLFLLSFVTPLCTRASAEEIVEALVYLAADGAERLEVYANGFNITSSERRDGIISVMLDALVAMRKTTKLPKIDNVISARRKRLREQESTRPSVACSSVGTASTDNTPCAPSVE is encoded by the coding sequence ATGGCAGGTTTCACCGAGACACCCAGTTGGCCTTCGCTGTCGTGTGAGCAATCCAGCGCGGCCGCTGTGTCGGTCTCGTACTCACCTTTTGTAGTAGAAATGTCGTACTATACCATTGCTATCCAGGCGTATAGCATGACAAGGTATGTTGTTGAGAATTTGAGGCTGGACTCGGCGGTGGTTGGAACTGCAATGACGTACTGGCACATATTTGTGTCTGTGCATGGTTTGAAGAAGGTTGATGAGATTGTTCTTAGTGCTGCGTGTACTTTTTTGGCGAGCAAGGTAGAGCACCACAAGGTGCGGCTGAGCGATATCGTTGCCCTTGTTTTCGAGGTAGACCCTGTCGGAGGTGTGATGGAGTCTTGGCGTGATGTGGTTGGTCAAGCAGAGTTGCTCCTGTGCTACACGCTGAAGTTTAATTTTCAGGTCATACATCCTGTCAATCGTATTAACGAGTTAGTTTTTGATGGTAACAAAGCTGTTTTGGAGTGTGCACAacgcctttttcttctgtcgTTTGTAACCCCTTTGTGCACGAGAGCTTCGGCCGAGGAAATTGTAGAGGCCCTCGTGTATTTGGCGGCAGATGGGGCAGAACGCCTGGAGGTTTATGCGAATGGCTTTAACATCACTTCGTCTGAGCGGCGTGATGGCATTATCAGTGTTATGCTTGACGCCCTTGTTGCCATGCGCAAGACCACCAAGTTACCCAAAATAGATAATGTGATCTCTGCGCGACGTAAAAGACTTCGTGAACAGGAGTCCACTAGGCCGTCGGTTGCCTGCTCTAGTGTTGGAACGGCAAGTACGGATAATACACCTTGTGCACCATCGGTGGAGTGA
- a CDS encoding protein kinase, putative: MTKEDHGEEMVTHTPQVLNVRTTGESVSANPLRGVGLKDCGVFSPTSSTFCDTSRLMGNTGRSVENSTVTFVTGAPGKEEADRRHCRVGTIAAVALLMLTGVFTLSFTSLLSAHYIGSSVVIGTTGLIEKEAVRSVVKIMRSTVLQLPDFAHIVNAKYIRNQTSLYTVNRFPKDPRALLYSLMSLLSTFKDTIAYFKFVHEGGSYAFAVNYDVGDGENNSVVLGAYNNDSSRASFVVYDAIRLKRLHEYSNRNWDISHDLSRTLSPFGAVARQWHEGGSNKRWIPSEIEHTGEYFNYVIPFHVGGALGACIVGLSTDRLLLESRPLVEALRSHGRAMLFDDSRDIVILNSWGQPQSWDENPSDGELVFKHLTLEGINDSIVVDLVREMEKHRDPTTDRLSDSVELTFPNSGSHVDGRLGRITDESGLDVTLAVVTMRSDFLEGVVRTRNVTIVSISVIILLSAVFSLVSTYYLVKPLMLLVSALKSASNLEIPDNADIFLGRSRIVEVRKIQGHYAKLRRQLAVLLKFIPEAILARVESKNEAGGHIRANGSATETPGESSTAFVRIMGASISVTWNAGDQQRDVALNCGIFKEKPNVFNRRHCTVIAIQVYHPDVWKSSTKYHAALIEVATEHSGCVEALDPDRALISFGAHAALPMHCRRCCQFAFDLFAKLPLDHRDSVTMLVDTNEFLVGTCGAFSRNARVLFGADHLFQLSYAVRDGPCRIAATSGGASHMQGFLAFPVDCVLLPCSTLPIVLFELRPGESSSEVSLSISKQFRLGFAAMRQGRYGEAMAHYLPMVKMDMQAKRLMRLCRQRCRRNDTVPYVRVLDNHYCVNSSDCKPEEQDESDIKDRVPETIDSPRRPDGEGSESDSSDQGSESLFKMYAPSSSSSLDGSGCAEGANAADVVPLFLTDSNRNVWTRSLKKISEGAFSTIFLGVAEDGAQVAIKCIPRLRRDVVAESLEKEMEVASKLHHPNIVRYVSCSITPSHLSIIMEYVPGGSLHSVIKNFGCVSPYVARRFTVDILQGLNYLHNLGIVHCDVKPHNVLLGTDGVCKLSDFGSTISEASVMARTLADGVMLRGTALYMAPEVAAGGRCTPQSDIFSFGISLLEMLLGRPPWQWSSTAPAGSDATRLRSLFNRDLLFVQSLALGHLEPVIPASVDHEAAAFVRACCHMNPSMRPSASSLLSYAFLL; the protein is encoded by the coding sequence ATGACGAAAGAGGATCACGGTGAGGAAATGGTAACCCACACCCCTCAAGTGCTGAATGTACGGACTACCGGTGAATCGGTTTCAGCAAATCCATTGAGGGGCGTTGGGTTGAAGGATTGTGGCGTTTTCTCGCCAACTTCCTCTACATTTTGTGATACAAGCCGTTTGATGGGAAATACCGGACGTAGCGTAGAAAACAGCACTGTCACATTTGTCACAGGGGCACCGGGGAAAGAGGAGGCGGACAGGCGGCATTGTCGTGTCGGCACAATTGCTGCGGTAGCACTTCTCATGCTAACTGGGGTATTTACACTTAGTTTTACGAGTTTGCTTTCAGCCCACTATATTGGGTCTAGTGTCGTTATTGGTACTACAGGGCTTATCGAGAAGGAAGCTGTTAGGAGTGTTGTTAAAATTATGCGGTCCACTGTTCTTCAGCTCCCGGACTTTGCGCATATCGTGAATGCGAAGTATATTCGAAATCAAACTTCTTTATATACTGTGAACAGGTTTCCCAAGGACCCTCGAGCACTGTTGTATTCACTTATGAGCCTGCTGTCGACGTTTAAAGACACCATCGCATATTTTAAGTTTGTTCACGAGGGTGGTTCGTATGCGTTTGCTGTTAATTATGATGTAGGGGACGGTGAAAATAATTCTGTGGTGTTAGGTGCGTACAACAATGACTCGTCTCGTGCGAGTTTTGTCGTCTACGATGCGATACGGTTGAAGCGTTTGCATGAATATTCCAATCGGAATTGGGATATTTCTCATGATTTGAGCAGGACGCTCAGTCCTTTTGGAGCAGTTGCGCGTCAATGGCATGAAGGTGGAAGCAATAAGCGGTGGATACCAAGTGAGATTGAGCACACCGGTGAGTACTTTAATTATGTGATTCCTTTTCATGTTGGTGGCGCCCTTGGTGCATGCATTGTTGGTCTGTCAACTGATCGCTTGCTTCTTGAGTCGCGACCCCTTGTGGAAGCCTTGCGTTCCCACGGACGTGCAATGTTGTTTGATGATTCGAGGgatattgttattttgaACAGTTGGGGGCAGCCGCAGTCATGGGATGAAAACCCCTCTGACGGGGAGCTAGTATTCAAGCACTTGACGTTGGAGGGGATAAATGACAGCATTGTGGTTGATTTAGTCCGGGAGATGGAAAAGCATCGTGATCCTACTACTGACCGCCTAAGCGATTCGGTTGAGTTAACGTTTCCTAATAGCGGGAGTCATGTGGATGGCCGACTGGGCCGAATTACCGACGAAAGCGGTCTGGACGTCACGTTGGCTGTGGTGACTATGCGTTCAGATTTTCTTGAAGGAGTCGTACGCACGCGGAACGTGACTATTGTTTCCATCTCGGTGATAATATTGTTGTCCGCCGTTTTTTCCCTCGTAAGCACTTATTACTTGGTGAAGCCTCTGATGCTCCTTGTATCGGCTTTAAAAAGTGCTTCCAATTTAGAAATCCCCGATAATGCTGACATATTCTTGGGCAGATCCCGGATTGTGGAGGTGAGAAAAATACAGGGGCACTATGCGAAGCTTCGACGCCAGTTGGCGGTTTTACTAAAGTTCATCCCGGAGGCTATCTTAGCCCGCGTTGAATCTAAGAATGAAGCTGGAGGGCATATTCGTGCAAATGGATCAGCAACTGAGACCCCTGGCGAGTCGTCCACGGCATTCGTGAGGATTATGGGGGCAAGCATCAGCGTCACTTGGAATGCTGGTGATCAGCAGCGCGACGTGGCGCTCAACTGCGGAATCTTCAAGGAAAAACCAAATGTATTCAACCGCAGGCATTGTACCGTTATAGCTATTCAAGTGTACCACCCAGATGTTTGGAAAAGTTCTACAAAATACCATGCCGCTTTGATCGAAGTGGCTACCGAGCACTCTGGTTGTGTTGAGGCTCTTGATCCTGATAGAGCCCTCATTAGTTTCGGTGCACATGCAGCGCTTCCGATGCACTGCAGGAGATGCTGCCAGTTTGCCTTTGATTTATTCGCCAAACTTCCTTTAGATCACCGAGACTCCGTTACCATGTTGGTGGATACCAATGAGTTTCTAGTTGGAACTTGTGGCGCGTTCTCGCGAAATGCACGAGTCCTCTTCGGCGCAGATCATCTGTTTCAACTCTCGTACGCAGTTAGGGATGGTCCCTGCCGTATTGCAGCCACATCTGGTGGAGCCTCACATATGCAAGGTTTTTTAGCTTTCCCCGTGGATTGTGTGCTCCTTCCCTGCTCCACGCTCCCCATTGTATTGTTTGAGTTGAGACCAGGAGAGAGCTCGAGTGAAGTTTCGCTTAGTATTTCCAAGCAGTTTCGCCTGGGTTTTGCGGCAATGCGCCAGGGGAGGTATGGAGAGGCGATGGCACATTACCTTCCCATGGTGAAGATGGATATGCAGGCGAAGCGCTTGATGAGGTTATGCCGTCAGCGCTGTCGGCGTAACGACACGGTCCCATATGTGCGGGTGTTGGACAACCATTACTGTGTTAATTCTAGTGATTGTAAACCTGAGGAACAGGATGAAAGCGATATCAAAGATAGGGTACCCGAGACAATTGACTCTCCACGACGTCCGGATGGGGAGGGTTCCGAAAGTGATTCATCAGACCAAGGCAGTGAATCGCTGTTCAAAATGTATGCTccatcttcctcatcctcgtTGGACGGTTCAGGCTGTGCTGAGGGTGCAAATGCTGCAGACGTCGTACCCCTTTTTCTAACCGATTCCAATCGGAATGTTTGGACACGTTCACTGAAGAAAATTAGTGAAGGAGCTTTCAGCACAATTTTCCTTGGTGTGGCTGAGGATGGGGCTCAGGTCGCCATCAAGTGCATTCCGCGGTTGCGACGTGATGTTGTGGCTGAATCTTTGGAGAAGGAGATGGAGGTAGCGTCGAAGCTCCATCATCCTAATATTGTTCGGTATGTGTCGTGTAGCATTACACCATCGCACCTCTCGATAATTATGGAATACGTGCCTGGTGGCTCTTTGCATTCTGTTATAAAAAATTTTGGGTGCGTCAGCCCTTATGTTGCGCGGCGCTTCACCGTCGACATTCTACAGGGACTCAATTATCTCCATAACCTTGGTATTGTTCACTGCGATGTGAAACCGCACAACGTCCTACTGGGTACTGATGGTGTTTGCAAGTTGTCAGACTTCGGTTCAACAATATCTGAAGCGTCAGTTATGGCCAGAACCTTAGCTGATGGTGTGATGCTTCGCGGTACAGCACTGTATATGGCTCCGGAAGTGGCAGCTGGTGGGCGTTGCACGCCCCAATCCGATATATTTTCCTTCGGTATTTCGTTGTTGGAGATGTTACTTGGGCGCCCACCATGGCAGTGGAGCAGCACGGCTCCAGCAGGAAGTGATGCGACTCGCCTCCGCAGCCTCTTTAACCGGgatttgctttttgttcAGAGTCTTGCGCTCGGTCATTTAGAGCCTGTCATACCGGCTTCTGTGGATCATGAAGCGGCTGCTTTCGTCCGCGCCTGTTGCCATATGAATCCAAGCATGAGGCCTTCCGCATCCAGTTTACTTTCATAtgcatttttgttgtga
- a CDS encoding G1 cyclin, putative: MTIMMDGPKSSTRATETINQSDGQHRQQWCDRQQTGRNCNSAGSDSQSADPQQSGLHELGQLTAVAVERRCVEQRHLEHLYQSAFHSSHVPAISVWNYMRRIGKYSRCSPECFIICIIFIDRYVAATNCPITFRNIHRLLITSMLVSVKLRDDSFYSNSYFAGIGGVSNEELNRLEIEFLMTIDWRTWVEPSDFNMYCEQLRSRCSANQEQ, encoded by the coding sequence ATGACCATTATGATGGACGGCCCAAAGTCTTCTACGCGAGCTACTGAAACAATTAATCAAAGCGATGGGCAGCATCGACAGCAGTGGTGCGACCGTCAGCAGACGGGGCGTAATTGCAATAGTGCAGGCAGCGATTCCCAATCAGCGGATCCACAACAATCGGGATTACATGAGTTAGGGCAATTGACAGCAGTGGCAGTAGAACGTCGGTGCGTGGAACAGCGGCATTTAGAGCACCTTTACCAATCCGCTTTTCACAGCAGTCATGTTCCTGCAATATCTGTGTGGAATTACATGCGTCGCATAGGCAAATACTCACGTTGCTCACCAGAATGCTTCATCATCTGTATCATATTCATTGATCGGTACGTTGCAGCAACGAATTGTCCAATAACTTTTCGGAACATTCACCGGCTTTTGATAACTTCAATGTTGGTGAGTGTAAAGTTGCGGGATGACTCATTTTATAGCAATTCTTACTTTGCAGGTATTGGTGGCGTTAGTAATGAGGAACTTAATAGATTAGAGATTGAGTTTCTCATGACAATTGATTGGCGCACATGGGTGGAACCAAGTGATTTTAACATGTACTGTGAGCAACTGAGATCTCGTTGCTCGGCGAATCAGGAGCAGTAA
- a CDS encoding DRBD4, which translates to MQTCLLSNIPPCTEDELKRGLLAYGTTVSTVVVPHMRQAAVTMRTAQEAQALLQRGCISLFGQTVKVEPAASPAVPYGAGGISAGGMNNHLGGARINVVVEKCTYPVTKEVLSQVFSMVAPPANVVCGPSGPTTNGWVDYNDIATAQRVVVQLNNNSIYPDCCFMTLTLEHMGNTPRGMGEYGSQGHMPYHPQQPQHQNIHQNQQMSQQQLQAMPFGNNGFNAASARGGRGIRGRARGRGAMGGRGGPVYGSGYPMQHAPYAPGQYGAPPVDSVVIVNSVPETVALHSLWVLLEVYGNVNSLKRQFSSKTSVIAHFQNVHDARLAVQHLQGCPFHGATLTLRHFAGYVERGGKTEWNSGPATDPATQAVLFSCGYHHRTRPTASFNPTGRVRPGRYLFVSNLTEAITDDDLKDVFTNECFELDGYYRKSPTVAIVSLKDVETAVNALIAVHSHQLKERFLRVTFSHFPPAPRSGTEEEVEQALAATEAEAAEVREDVEPQDEQNE; encoded by the coding sequence ATGCAAACCTGTCTTTTGAGTAACATTCCTCCCTGTACCGAGGATGAACTCAAACGTGGTTTGCTTGCGTATGGCACGACTGTCAGCACAGTGGTTGTTCCTCATATGCGGCAGGCAGCCGTGACGATGCGTACTGCCCAAGAAGCGCAGGCGCTCCTTCAGAGGGGATGCATCAGTTTATTTGGTCAGACTGTAAAAGTGGAACCAGCGGCAAGTCCTGCTGTTCCATACGGTGCCGGTGGCATTTCTGCTGGCGGAATGAATAACCATTTAGGTGGTGCTCGGATTAATGTTGTGGTGGAGAAGTGTACCTATCCCGTCACAAAGGAGGTATTGTCACAAGTTTTCAGCATGGTGGCTCCTCCTGCCAACGTTGTGTGCGGCCCATCAGGCCCCACAACAAATGGGTGGGTTGATTACAACGATATCGCTACTGCCCAGCGAGTTGTGGTACAATTGAATAATAACTCAATCTATCCCGACTGTTGCTTCATGACACTAACGCTCGAGCATATGGGGAACACGCCCCGCGGGATGGGGGAGTATGGCTCACAGGGTCACATGCCTTATCATCCTCAGCAACCACAACACCAGAATATTCACCAAAACCAGCAAATGTCCCAACAGCAGTTGCAGGCAATGCCTTTTGGTAACAATGGCTTTAATGCGGCGTCAGCTCGTGGTGGCCGCGGAATTCGTGGGCGAGCCCGAGGGCGCGGGGCGATGGGTGGTCGGGGTGGACCGGTTTACGGCTCGGGATACCCCATGCAGCATGCGCCGTACGCACCAGGGCAATATGGAGCACCTCCTGTGGATTCTGTAGTGATTGTCAACAGTGTCCCTGAAACAGTGGCGTTGCACAGTTTATGGGTTTTGCTTGAGGTTTACGGCAATGTTAACTCCCTTAAGCGACAATTCAGCTCCAAGACATCCGTGATTGCACACTTCCAAAATGTGCACGATGCCCGCCTTGCCGTGCAGCACCTTCAGGGTTGTCCGTTCCACGGTGCCACGTTGACGTTAAGGCACTTTGCAGGTTATGTGGAACGCGGTGGGAAAACTGAGTGGAACAGCGGCCCGGCAACGGATCCTGCAACACAGGCAGTGCTCTTCTCCTGTGGGTATCACCACCGTACACGACCCACAGCTTCTTTCAATCCCACAGGACGCGTCCGACCGGGGAGGTATTTGTTTGTCTCAAACCTTACGGAGGCCATTACAGACGATGACCTAAAGGATGTCTTCACCAACGAGTGTTTTGAGTTGGATGGGTATTACCGAAAGAGCCCCACTGTCGCAATCGTTAGTCTCAAAGATGTGGAGACTGCCGTGAACGCCCTCATCGCCGTGCATTCTCATCAACTTAAGGAGCGCTTCCTCCGCGTCACGTTTTCTCACTTCCCCCCGGCTCCACGCAGTGGCACTGAGGAGGAAGTAGAACAAGCACTGGCGGCTACAGAGGCGGAGGCAGCTGAAGTGAGGGAAGATGTGGAACCACAGGACGAACAGAATGAGTGA
- a CDS encoding phenylalanyl-tRNA synthetase alpha chain,putative — protein MSTMENTILKALVGSEVIKSDVLAQELGVDHQVVVGAIKSLEAGGYVTSEIEKRPTWKLTAEAIKICEEGSPEFQLWELLAAGEMPQDAVAGKLGRDVTAVALSNGMKTKTFVLRKEDGKVIINRSPSVSSFRDTTRLVLSDAARNQHIDPKDGDMLKKRKLATLEDIKVFSVRRGPSFAPEVRGKAAGDLTKEMLLDGSWRTTEFKAYNLTAAGREVSCGQLHPLLKVRQEFREIFMEMGFQEMETDHWVESSFWNFDSLFIPQNHPARDMQDTFFISKPATSELKQQDVVENVRKMHEKNFKYTWKESEARRNVLRTHTTSCSAFWLHHLARNSPLLPDGRRAFRPGRYYSIDRVFRNEEMDRTHLCEFHQIEGCVIDRNISLANMMHTFELFFRRIGVERLRFKPVFNPYTEPSMEIFGWHTQLKRWIEVGNSGLFRPEMLVPLGFDEDVTVMAWGLSLERPTMIKYGLSSIHELFGHKVDLRFIRNSKLMRF, from the coding sequence ATGAGTACCATGGAGAACACCATTCTGAAAGCCCTTGTGGGAAGCGAGGTCATTAAATCTGATGTATTGGCTCAGGAACTGGGAGTTGATCACCAGGTTGTCGTTGGTGCCATTAAGTCGCTGGAAGCAGGTGGTTATGTAACGAGTGAAATAGAGAAGAGACCCACGTGGAAATTAACCGCCGAAGCAATTAAAATTTGTGAGGAGGGAAGCCCCGAGTTCCAACTTTGGGAACTACTCGCGGCAGGGGAGATGCCTCAGGATGCCGTCGCAGGGAAACTAGGCCGAGATGTCACGGCTGTTGCACTGTCAAATGGTATGAAGACAAAAACGTTCGTGttgaggaaagaagatggaaaGGTAATTATCAACCGCTCTCCAAGCGTGTCATCCTTCCGGGATACAACACGTCTTGTTCTTTCCGACGCAGCCCGCAACCAACACATTGATCCCAAAGATGGTGACATGCTCAAAAAGCGCAAACTGGCAACACTTGAAGATATAAAAGTGTTTAGTGTTAGACGTGGGCCGAGTTTCGCTCCAGAGGTTCGTGGAAAGGCCGCCGGGGACCTTACGAAGGAGATGCTACTGGACGGTTCGTGGCGGACGACAGAGTTTAAGGCATATAACCTGACTGCTGCTGGCCGTGAGGTGAGTTGTGGGCAGCTTCATCCTTTACTGAAAGTACGACAGGAATTTCGGGAGATTTTTATGGAGATGGGCTTCCAGGAGATGGAGACGGACCACTGGGTGGAGTCCTCCTTCTGGAATTTCGACTCTCTCTTCATCCCGCAGAACCATCCTGCCCGTGACATGCAGGATACCTTCTTCATTTCAAAACCCGCCACAAGCGAACTAAAGCAGCAGGACGTTGTGGAGAACGTGCGGAAGATGCACGAAAAGAACTTTAAGTACACATGGAAAGAGTCAGAAGCACGACGTAATGTGTTGCGTACCCACACAACGAGTTGTTCAGCTTTCTGGTTGCATCACTTGGCGCGCAACTCACCACTTCTACCAGATGGCCGGCGCGCATTCCGACCAGGGAGGTATTACAGCATTGACCGTGTCTTCCGCAATGAGGAAATGGATCGTACGCACCTGTGTGAGTTTCACCAGATTGAAGGATGCGTTATTGATCGCAATATTTCTCTCGCCAACATGATGCACACCTTTGAACTGTTTTTCCGTCGGATAGGTGTGGAGCGCCTACGTTTCAAACCAGTGTTTAATCCCTACACGGAACCGTCCATGGAAATATTTGGTTGGCACACGCAGCTGAAACGTTGGATCGAGGTTGGAAACAGTGGATTGTTTCGCCCAGAGATGTTAGTGCCGCTCGGTTTCGACGAAGATGTTACTGTTATGGCGTGGGGGCTTTCACTGGAGCGGCCCACAATGATTAAATACGGCCTCTCGAGTATTCATGAACTTTTTGGACATAAGGTGGATTTGCGTTTCATCAGGAACTCAAAGCTAATGCGTTTTTAG
- a CDS encoding ribosomal protein L18, putative — protein MVRPHLRHYCVVGRETPSEKNPQPTVYKFEVFAPNFVVAKSRFWRMMREKNKVKSTHGDVLSCKVVKDRKLAARNYSVDIAYYSQRCGYTHMVKEFRDVCKAGAVSQAYNDLASRHRARYHNIEVLGVKSIPNHEVRRLNVAQFHPHNLSFPLLQRRVKAPRKDRVIFVKKNSKRAVVA, from the coding sequence ATGGTGAGACCGCACCTTCGTCACTACTGCGTGGTTGGGCGCGAGACGCCCTCGGAGAAGAATCCTCAACCCACCGTATACAAATTTGAGGTTTTCGCACCGAACTTTGTTGTGGCAAAGAGCCGCTTCTGGCGCATGATGCGTGAGAAAAACAAGGTGAAGTCGACTCATGGCGACGTTCTTTCCTGTAAGGTGGTGAAGGATCGCAAGCTGGCGGCCCGCAACTACAGCGTGGACATTGCATATTACAGCCAACGTTGCGGCTATACGCACATGGTGAAGGAGTTTCGTGACGTATGCAAGGCTGGGGCTGTAAGTCAGGCTTATAATGACCTCGCCTCTCGCCATCGCGCGCGGTATCACAACATTGAAGTGCTTGGCGTAAAGAGCATCCCGAACCACGAAGTACGCCGCCTGAACGTGGCACAGTTCCACCCACACAACCTGTCGTTCCCGCTCCTGCAGCGCCGTGTGAAGGCACCACGCAAGGACCGTGTCATATTTGTGAAGAAGAACTCGAAGCGGGCAGTGGTTGCATAA
- a CDS encoding ethanolamine-phosphate cytidylyltransferase,putative has translation MKRSVSKVWLNEDTPNDPYPLYAPSPLPPKRPGTIRVWVDGCFDMLHFGHANALRQARSMGDELFVGCHTDEEIIRHKGPPSMRQEERYEALRACKWVDAVIEGYPYVTRVEDMKRFEVDFVVHGDDISVDLNGRNSYQAIIDAGMFKAVRRTECISTTDLVGRMLLCVPSELLSDADKKLLDSEVARKRGPHYLTTSRKIAQFSNKLAPPVGATVVYVDGAFDLFHAGHIRFLQKARALGDYLIVGIHDDQLVRESKGEHFPIMSLNERALGVLSCRYVDDVVFGAPRGVTQEMIKILDIKIVACGTSSETRNCKGAFDVYEVPKSLNLFKVVESGSDLSTDMIVERVVKNHVVLLERQFLKHMKDSEAELRKPDVYRNVREV, from the coding sequence ATGAAACGGTCGGTGTCGAAGGTATGGCTCAATGAGGATACTCCAAATGATCCGTACCCGCTTTATGCGCCTTCTCCTTTGCCTCCGAAGCGGCCGGGGACTATTCGCGTTTGGGTAGACGGCTGCTTTGATATGCTGCACTTCGGGCATGCCAATGCACTGCGGCAGGCGCGGTCGATGGGTGATGAACTATTTGTTGGTTGCCATACTGATGAAGAGATTATTCGGCATAAGGGGCCTCCGAGTATGCGGCAGGAAGAGCGATATGAGGCGTTGCGTGCCTGCAAGTGGGTAGACGCTGTCATCGAGGGATATCCATACGTCACGCGTGTGGAGGACATGAAGAGGTTTGAAGTGGATTTTGTTGTTCACGGTGATGATATTTCGGTGGACCTTAATGGTCGCAACTCATACCAAGCGATTATAGACGCTGGGATGTTTAAAGCTGTGAGGCGGACGGAGTGTATCTCCACCACAGATCTCGTTGGCCGCATGCTGCTTTGCGTGCCGAGTGAGCTGCTGAGCGATGCAGATAAGAAACTACTTGACAGTGAGGTCGCTAGAAAGCGGGGTCCGCACTATCTGACAACCTCGAGGAAGATAGCGCAGTTCAGTAACAAACTAGCGCCACCCGTTGGTGCAACAGTTGTGTATGTGGATGGCGCCTTTGATCTTTTCCATGCAGGGCACATTCGCTTCCTCCAGAAAGCGCGCGCTCTGGGTGATTACCTTATTGTTGGTATCCACGATGACCAACTGGTTCGTGAGTCGAAGGGAGAGCATTTCCCAATCATGAGTCTCAACGAGCGGGCGTTGGGCGTACTTTCGTGTAGGTACGTGGATGATGTTGTATTTGGTGCCCCGAGGGGTGTAACTCAAGAAATGATCAAGATACTTGATATCAAAATTGTCGCATGCGGTACGAGTTCAGAAACACGCAACTGCAAGGGAGCATTTGATGTTTACGAGGTTCCCAAGAGCCTCAATCTATTTAAGGTTGTGGAATCGGGAAGTGATTTGTCCACAGATATGATTGTTGAACGTGTCGTAAAGAATCACGTGGTTCTTCTGGAACGTCAGTTTTTGAAACACATGAAAGATTCCGAAGCGGAGCTACGAAAGCCAGATGTGTACAGAAATGTCAGAGAGGTGTGA